In the genome of Bradyrhizobium ottawaense, the window TGAATAAGGCCTGGTGAGCTCTGTGAGCGCCACCAATGCCAGCGTGACCAACGCGCGTGCTTTCATGGAGGTCCTCTCTCCATGCATTGAATGGCAGATGAGTGTGTCGGCTTCGCAGGGCCCCCACGCTCCAATTCACGAGGTCTAATTCGAGCTGTCGATCAAGCTCTCCAGCAGCCGCTTGAGCTCGCTCGTCGACTTGTCACCGTAGCTCTCCAGGATGTGCTCCTCCTGGTCGACCGCGAGCGAGTTGAGCTTCTTGCACAACACTTTGCCGCGGTCGGAGATGAACATCAGCACCTTGCGGCGGTCGCCCGGGTCCTGCACGCGATAGACCAGCGTGTCGGAGACCATGCGGTCGATCATCTTGGTCAGCGTCGGATGGTTGAGCAGCACGGCGCCCGCAAGCTCGCCCATCGAATGGCCGTTGCCATCGGACAGCACCTTCAGGATGCGCCACTGCTCGACCGGCACGCCTTCCTTGCTCAACCGCAGCTCGAGCTGCCGGTTGATCTCCCGGTTGGCTTGCGCGAGCAAATAAGCGAGGTGTTCGGTGATCGGGGTGTTTTCTTTCGACGGTTTTGCCACGGCTAAGACTTTGTCTTGACCTAATTGAGTGAATGTCTTGCAATCGATGCTGCATCTATATGCACTTCAATTCTTGAATATTCAATATTTTCAAAATAGGATCATTGCACAACAAAAGGGCGGAAGCCGCGGCCGCCTGCTCAATGTGCTTTCAGGTCTGGTGCCAGACAGGAGTTGGCGTGCGCGCGACGGTAAACTTCCCGGCTCATGGCGGTCCGGCGTTGCCACCGTCTTTGCTGTTCAGGAATCTGTCGTCCGCGGCAGCGGATTTCGACCTGTCGCCGTTTGACACGCATGTCATGAAACGCCGCGGCGCGCGCAACAAGCTGCGCATCGGCAATTTCCTCACCTTCACCGGCTCGCCCGGAATCTGGGGCCCGACCTCCACCAACAGCGCCATGCTCGCGGTCGCCGAGATCAACAAGCGCGGCGGCATCCTGGGGCGCGAGCTCGAGCTCTCGATCTACGATTCCGGCGGCCCGATCGAAGACGTCGTGCAACGCGCCGAGCAGGCGATCGCCTTCGACGAGGTCGACCTGATCATGGGCTCGCATATCAGCGCCGTCCGTGTTGCCCTGCGCAAGGTCACCGGCAACCGCATCCCCTACATCTACACTCCCGTCTATGAAGGCGGCGAGCGCACGCCGGGCGTGATGGCGATCGGCGAGACGCCGCGCTGGCAGAGCCGGCCGTCGATCCACTGGCTGGCGGACGTCAAGAGGGCGGCGCGCTGGTACCTGATCGGCAGCGACTATGTCTGGCCGTGGCAGTCGCATCGCGCGGTGAAGCGCTACATCAAGGAGGCCGGCGGCCAGGTCGTCGGCGAGGAATTTGTCCCCGTCGGCGAGGACAATCACGAGCCGCATCTGGCGCGCATCCGCGCCGCCAAGCCGGATGTCGTGCTGATCTCGCTGATCGGCACCGACAGCATCACCTTCAATCGCGCCTTCGCGGAAGCCGGCCTTGCGACCTCGACGCTGCGGCTTGCCGGCGCGATGGACGAGACCGTGCTGCTCGGCATCGGCGCCGACAACACCGAGAATTTGTTCTGCGCCTCCGGCTATTTCAACTGTATGGCCTCGCGTGCCAATGACGAGTTCCTCGGTGGCTACCAGGCCATGTTCGGCCCGCACGCGCCGCCGGTCGGCTCGGTCGGCCAGTCGAATTATGAGGGGTTGCGGTTCCTGGAGTCGGTGGCCAATCGTGCCGGGTCGCTGGCCTTTCGTCCGCTGCTGAAGGCCGCACGCAACACCGTTTACTCGGCGGGCCGCGGTCCCGTGGTTCTTCGCGACGGGCGCGCCGAGATGCCGATGTACCTCGCTGAAGCCGACGGTCTCGACTTCAAGATCATCAAGACGCTTTGAGGGGCGGCTGTTGATACGTCGCAGCGGCTTCGCGAAAAAAGGAAAATATTTCCGTCTGTAATATCGACGCGAAGCCGAACGGGCCGCGCTTGTGCAAGCGCGACCGCGAGACTCCGTCCAACGCCAGGGATCAAGAAGCCTCAGAGGAGAGCGCCGTGACAGTTGTCCTTCCCACCCCCGCCCAATTGCGCAGTGTCGCCGAGCAATGCGGCCTTTCGCTCACCGATGACGACGTCGCCTCGTTCCGCGGCCTGATGCAGGGCTCGATCGAGGCCTACAATCTCGTTGCCGCGATGCCGGACGAGGTGCCCGAGGTGAAATATCCGCGCACCCCGGGCTATCGCCCCTCGGCTGAGGAGAACCCCCGCAACGCCTGGTATCGCAAGTCGACCGTGAAGGGCGCCGCGAGCGGCAAGCTCAAGGGCAAGACCGTCGCGCTGAAAGACAACATCATGCTGGCCGGCGTTCCCATGACGAATGGCTCGTCGACGCTGGAAGGCTATGTCCCCGATTTCGACGCCACCATCGTCACGCGCATGCTGGATGCCGGCGCCGAGATCGCCGGCAAGGTGCATTGCGAGCACTTCTGCCTGTCCGGCGGCAGCCACACCGGGTCCTACGGGCCAGTGCACAATCCACACAAGATGGGCTACTCGGCCGGCGGATCGTCGTCGGGCTCGGGCGTCGTGGTCGCGCTCGGCGAGGTCGACATGGCGATCGGCGGCGATCAGGGCGGCTCGATCCGCATGCCGGCCTCGTTCTGCGGCATCTACGGCATGAAGCCGACCTGGGGTCTCGTGCCCTATACCGGCATCATGCCGATCGAGATCTATGTCGACCATACCGGGCCGATGACGGCGACGGTCGCCGACAACGCGCTGCTGCTCGAAGTGCTCGCCGGCGACGACGGCTATGATCCGCGCATCAAGTCGCCAAAGGTCGAGGAGTACACCAAGGCGCTCGGCCAGGGCGTCAAGGGCATGAAGATCGGCATCGTCAAGGAAGGTTTTGAACAGCCGGTTGCAGAAGCCGCCGTGAATGAAAGCGTGCGCGAGGCCGCAAAGCGCTTCAAGGATATCGGCGCCACCGTCGAGACGGTGTCGATCCCGATGCACCTCCTGGGCGGTGCGATCTGGACCCCGATCGGCACCGAAGGCCTGACCCAGACCATGATGTTCGGCGACGGCTACGGCCTCAGCCGCGGCGATCTCTATTCGACCTCGCTGATGGATTTCCATCGCGGCTGGCGCCGCCAGGCCGATTCGCTGTCCGAAACCACGAAATTGTTCATGATGCTCGGCACCTACATCAACAACAATTTCGGTCCACGCTTCTACGGCAAGGCGCTCAACATCTCGCGCCGGCTGACCGCGGCCTACGACAAGGCGTTCGGGGACTACGATCTGCTGCTGATGCCGACCACGCCGATGAAGGCGACCAAGCTGCCGGAGCCCAATGCCAGCCGCGAGGAATACGTCGCCCGCGCACTCGAGATGATCTCCAACACCGCGCCGTTCGACATCACCCATCATCCCGCGATGTCGCTGCCCTGCGGCATGGTCGATGGCCTGCCGGTCGGGCTGATGCTGGTCGGCCGGATGTTCGAGGAATCCACCATCTACCGCGCCGCGCACGCCTTCGAGCAGATCGGCGACTGGAAGAAGATGTGAGCGGGGCCTCAGTGAAGACGAGCGGAACAGCAAAGCATGGCTAACGCGTTCGTCGCGGCGTTCGAGATCCTGAGCTTCGGTGCGATCATCGTCCTGATCGTGCTGGGGCTCGGGATCATCGCCAGCATGATGGGCATCTTCAACTTCGCGCAGGGCGAGTTCGTCCTGCTCGGGGCCTACATCACCTATCTCGCCTACGCCAAGGGCCTGCCGATCTGGGCCGGCATGGTCGCGGCGCCCTTCGTCGTCGGCGCGCTCGGCTTCGTGCTGGAGGCGTTGATCATCCGGAGATTCTACGCCGCGCCGATCGTGGCGATGCTCGGCACCTATGCGCTCGGTCTGATCATCCGCGAATCCGTGCGCGGCCTGATCGGCGGCTTCTATCTCACCGTGCCCGAGCCGATCGGCGGCTCGATCGACATCGGCGCCATGCACATCTCGGCCTGGCGCTTCACCATCATCATCATCACGCTTCTGGTGATGGCCGGCTGCTATCTGCTGCTGTCGCGCACCAACTTTGGTCTGCGCATGCGCGCCACGCTCGAGAATCCATCGCTGGCGCGGGCCTCGGGCATTTCCACGCCCCTGATGTACGGCGCCACCTTCGCGTTCGGCTCCGCGCTCGCCGGCCTTGCCGGTGCGCTGATCGTCCCGGTGTTCAGCCTCTACGCCGATCTCGGCCTGCGCTTCCTGATCCAGGGGTTCGTCGCGGTCATGGTCGGCGGCGTCGGCTCCTTCATCGGGCCGGTCGCGGGCGCCGGTGTCATCGGCACGCTCAGCGCCGCGCTGCCCTGGGTAATGGCGCCCGTCGTCGCCGACGTGCTCGTCTTCGTCCTTGCCATTGTCTTCATCAAATTCCGCCCGCAGGGCCTCATCGCTGGAAAAGGGGTTTAGTCATGTTCGATCGCACGCAGCTCTCACGTCGCCGCTTCCTCTCCAATTTCGCCTTTGCCTCCGGCGCGGTCGCAACCGGGGTCGGCAGCTGGGTGATTCCGGCGCCCTGGGCCAATGCCGCAGAGGCTCCGATCAAGGTCGGCATCGCGACCGACCTCACCGGCCCGATCGCCTATGCCGGCAATGCCGACGCCAACGTCGCCAAAATGGTGATCAAGGAGATCAATGCCGCCGGCGGTCTGCTCGGCCGTCCGGTCGAGCTCTACATCGAGGACACCGCCTCCAACGAATCCGTCGCTGTCGGCAATGTCCGCAAGCTGATCCAGCGCGACAAGGTCGACATGGTCTTGGGCGGCATCACCTCCTCGATGCGCAACGCGATCAAGGATCCCATCGTGGCGCGCGGCAAGACGCTCTACATCTATCCGCAGCTCTACGAGGGCAAGGAGTGCACGCCCTATCTGTTCTGCACCGGTCCGACGCCGGCGCAGCAATGTGACGAGTTCATTCCCTGGCTGATCAAGAACGGCGGCAAGAAGTTCGCGCTGCCGAGCGCCAACTACGTCTGGCCGCACACGCTCAACGTCTATGCCCGCAAGGTGATCGAGGCGAATGGCGGCGAGGTCGTGTTCGAGGAATACTACCCGCTCGACCAGGTGGATTTCTCCGCGACCGTCAACCGCATCATCTCCAACAAGGTCGACGTCGTCTTCAACACCGTCATCCCGCCGGGCGTCGGCCCGTTCTTCAAGCAGCTCTATGAAGCGGGCTTCCTCAAGAACGGCGGACGGCTCGCCTGCGTCTACTATGACGAGAACACGCTCAACATCAATCAGGCCGCGGAGATCGAGGGACTCGCAAGCTGCCTCGACTATTTCAAGGTGTTGACCAAGGAGAACCCGTTCGACGCCAAAATCCAGGCGGCCTACGAGAAGGATTTTCCCGGCAACTTCCTTTTCGCCGCCGGCAGTGCGGCGACCGGCACCTATCGCGGCCTGAAGCTGTGGGAAGCCGCGGTGAAGGAAGCCGGCAAGATCGATCGTGAGTCGGTCGCGGCGGCGCTCGACCATGCCAAGATCGCCGAAGGTCCGGGCGGACCTGCCGAGATGGTGCCAGGCAAGCGGCACTGCAAGATGAAGATGTACACCGCGGTCGCCAAGGGCGGAAACTACGAGATCGTCGGGCGCAGCAACGGCCTCGTCGATCCCAAGGAATGCTGAAGTGGAATGCTGAAGTCGATGGGCGCAGTGAAACAGGCGATCCCCGCCGAGATCGGCGGGGAGGCGGACGTCGCCATGGATAGCGGTCGGACGGCGAAGCGAGCGTCGGCGCGGAAAGTGCTGCCGATCGTCGAGGGCGTCGTGCTGGTCGCGGCGCTGCTCGCGCCGCTGCTGCTGCAGGACTATCTCACGGTGTTCGCGACGCGCGTGATCATTCTCGCGCTGTTCGCGCTGTCGTTCGATCTGGTCTGGGGCTATGCCGGCATCATGAGCTTCGGCCAGGCCCTGTTCTTCGGCTCGGCCGGCTATGGCGTGGCGCTGCTCGCGCGCGACCTCGACATCACCAACATCTTCCTGGTGCTGCCGGCGGGCACCATCATCGGCCTCACCTTCGCGCTGCTGCTTGGCGGCTTCCTGCTGCTCGGGCGGCATCCCTCCAGCGTGATCTTCGTCTCGCTCGGCACGCTGACGGGCTCCTACGCCGCCGATCGGCTGGCGCGCGGCTGGTACTATCTCGGCGGCCAGAACGGCATCCCCTCGATCGCGCCGATGTCGCTCGGTTCGTACGAGTTCACGGAAGGGCCTTCCTTCTATTATCTCGTGCTCGGCATCCTCGTCGTGGTCTACCTGCTCTGCCGCTTCCTGGTGCGTTCGCAGTTCGGCCTCGCGCTCGCCGGCCTGCGCGAGAACGAGCAGCGCATCGCTTTCTTCGGCTACAAGGCGCAGCACCTCAAGGCGATCATCTTCACCATCGGCGGCGGCGTTGCCGGGCTTGCCGGCAGCCTCTACGCCTTCCACGAGGGTTTCGTCTGGCCCAACATGGTCGGCGTCGTCGTCTCGACCCAGGTCGTGCTCTACGTGCTGTTCGGCGGCTCCGGCACGCTGATCGGCGCCGTCATCGGGGCCGTCATCGTCGAGGGCGTCAGCTTCTGGCTCTCGGACAATTATCGCGACATCTGGCCGATCATTCTGGGCTTGCTGCTGCTGCTCGTCATCCTGTTCCGGCCGCTGGGCCTGATCAGTTTCGTGCTCGGGGAGCGCGAGCGGGTCGGCAGCTTCGGTGCCAAGGCCAAGGAAAACGTCGGGGAGCATCGCGATGCTCCTTGAGGCCGCCGGCATCACGAAAATCTTCGGGAAGCTCACCGCGCTCGACGGTGCTGCGCTCAGCGTCGGCGCCAACGAATTCCACGGCCTGATTGGCCCGAACGGCTCCGGCAAGAGCACGCTGATGAAGTGCATCGCCGGCGCCGAGGTGCCGACGCAGGGCAAGGTGTCGTTCGTCAATACCGACATCACCGCCTTCACGCCGACCGAGCGCGCCCGCGCCGGCATGAGCCTGAAATTCCAGATCACCAGCGTGCTGCCGTCGCTGACGCTGTACGACAACATCCTGCTCGCGCTGCAGGCGCAGTCCTCGCTGGTCGACCTCGTGTTCTCGCGCACGAGAGCCGCGCTGCACGACCAGGTCATGACCATGCTGACGCAGTTCCGCCTCGCGAATCGCGCCTTCGAGGCCGCAGCGGCGCTGTCGCACGGCCAGCAGCAATGGCTGGAGATCGCGATGGCGCTTGCCGGCAAGCCGAAATTGCTGCTGCTCGACGAGCCGACCGGCGGCATGAGCCTGGAGGAGCGCCGCGTCACCGGCGAGCTGCTTCAGCCGATCAAGCAGCATTGCTCGCTCGTCATCGTCGAACACGACCTCGATTTCATCCGCGACATCTGCGATCGCCTCACCGTGCTCGACCAGGGCAAGGTGCTGGCGTCTGGTACCGTGTCCGAGATCCAGGCCAACAAAGCCGTCCAGGAGATTTATCTGCGCCGTGCCTGAATTTTTGGACATCAGACATCTCGATGCCGGCTATGGCCGCAGCCAGGTGCTGTTCGACGTCACCCTCGGCATTCCCTGGCGCGGCGGCGTTGCCGTGCTCGGGCGCAACGGCGCCGGCAAGACCACGCTGATGAAGACCATCGTCGGCGAATTGCCGGCGTGGAAGGGCGAGGTCGCCTTCGACGGCCGCGACATCAGCCGCCGCGCCACCCAGGAGCGGGTGCGCGCCGGCATCGGCTACGTGCCGCAGGAGCATTCGGTGTTCGCGCGCCTGTCGGTGCGCGACAATCTCGCCGTCGGCTCGCTCGCGAGCAAGAAGGCAGACGCGGTCGACCAGGTGCTGACCATCTTCCCGAAGCTCGGCCAGCGCCTCGACCAGCCCGCCGGCACGCTGTCCGGCGGCGAGCGCAAGATGCTCGCGATCGGCCGCGCCATGCTCGGCGATCCAAAACTGCTGCTGCTGGACGAGCCGACCGAAGGCGTCTGGATCGGCGTCATCGAGGAGATCACCGAACGCCTGATCGAGCTCGCCAAGAGCATCGCCGTCATCATCGTCGAGCAGCACCTCGACCTCGCGCTGCGCGTCGCCGACTACGCCTACGTGCTCGACCGCGGCCGCGTCGCGCTGCAAGGCGAGGCGGGCGAGGTGCGGGGCAATCCGGAGCTGATGCGATATCTGGCGCCGTAGAGTGTCACTTGCCACCAGCTCCAAACCCCTCGCAACGCGCCCTTCAGTCCCGTCATCCCGAGGTGCGAGCAGCGCGATGCGTAGCATCGCGTAGCGAGCCTCGAAGGATGAACGGCCGAGCTGTCAGTCGGGCCGTCGCCATTCGAGGGCCGCTGAAGAAGCGGCCACCTCAGGGTGACGATCAGAGATTGTCGATCGAGGGGGACCGGCACGAAAGTCGAGCGGTTACTTCACCGCCCCAAGGCCGCCGCACCTTTCAATGGCGGCCCGCCAGCCGGCCGCATCGATCCTGGGAAGTTGGTAGCTCGTCGTCCTGCTCGAAATCGTCAGCGGCGACGCTCTCTCCATCAGGCCGAGCAGGCGCGCCTGGGCCCGCTTCCAGCGCTTGCCGAACAGCTCCGGGTCCGGCCTCGAGTAGCCCAGATCCCATTGGACAAAATTGGTCGCGTCGTCGTCGGCCGAAATCTCCTCGAATTCGCCAGCGAGCTTGATTGACTTGCGGCCGTTTCCGATCGTGATCGTTGCCTTTCCGGCGCGGCCGGCCTCGCCGGGATATCTTGCATGCAGGCCCAGAGCGCGTCCGCAGCCCAGCATGAACGTCACCTTGCCCTGATCCCTGTAGCTCAGCGAGGGAAGATCGCGATTGTCGAATTCCAGCTTCCAGCTTCCCGCAGCGAGAGAAGGAGCCGTCAGGAGAGCCAAGGCAGGTGCAACGGCAAAGGCAAGGCCGGCGGCCTTCATGGTCACGTCCTTCGCGGGTTCGGAACGATCTTGATGTGCCGTGCGATGGCTTTGAGCAGCTCCGGGTCCTCGACCGCGACCGGCGGCGGCGGCTTGCCCTCGAGCGCCTGGCCGATCGTATGTCGCTGGTCATCCCTGGCCGCGATCTTGTCGCGATGGAAGGCAACGATCTCGGCAAAGGGATAGTCCAGCTCTTCAGCTGTCAATTCGGCGGTCAGCGCCTCGGCGGCTTCCCAGCTCGATGCCCGTCGCAGCACGTCGAGCAGCAGCAAGCGGGTATCGATCGAGGTGATCCGGGGCCTCTCGAGATGACCGGCGGCTCTGAGGCGGAGTGCAGCCGCGTCGGACGGCCGGTTGCTGTCGTCGGCCACCCATGCCGCCGACAGCGTGCTCAGGAACGCCGATCTCCGTTCTCCGTCATAGGCGTGCTGCGCGGCGCGCACCAGGAAGCGGCGCGATACCGGGTCGGGCGCTGGGTCGAGCGAGGCGGCGCGGAATTCGGCGGTATCGAGGAAGCTCCGCGCCCTCGCATCGCCCTTGTCGATGCTCGGGGCGACGTAGCCGCAATAGGGGCATTCCTGCAGCCAGCTTGCGATGGTCCAGCGGTACATTTTCGGCGGCCTCTGGTCGAGGTCGCGCGAGCCGAACGAGTTCGAGCTCATCAGCACGGAATGCTCGGAGGTCTTGCCGCAGCAATGGCATTGCAGCTTCCTGGTGTCGTAATCTGTCATCCGAGGTCCACCTACGCTCCCCATCGCTTTCGCAGATTGTCGCGAAACGTCTCCGACGCCTGGACCAGCGTCTCGAGCACGCCTCTCTGACTGCCGCCGTAGAGCACCTTCCGGTTGCCGGCCATGTCCAGGATGCTGCGACGAAAGATCGGCTTGCCGGCATCGAGGAAGGTCCGCAGCACCGCGAAGCCCCGCTCCAGGACCGGCTCGGCATCTTCCACCCGTTCGCGCGCATACCCCGTGGCGAGCTCCGCCAGGATCCAGAGCAGGGCCGCAGCGTCGTCTCCATAAGTCCGCTCGCAGATCTCCAGCAGCCGCTTCAGCAAAGGCTCGGCCTTCCAGAACTCTCCACAGTCGAGATAGGCCGATATCATGGCTTCGAGAGCCTTCTGAACCTCCAGGCTGTCGGGTCCAAATCGTTCCTCGATGATGTCGAGACCGGACGCGAAGGCGGTCACGGCCTTGCGCAGACTCTCGAATTTGGTCCCGTGTCGCTGCAGTTTGCAGGAATTGGCATGGACGATGGCGGAGGTGAGCAGCGTCCGGGCCGCTTCCTCGCTTCTCTTCCCGAATATCTTCTCTTTCAGACGCAGGCTGCGCAGCAGATTCGTCTCGGCGTCCGCCCATTTCGTCAGGCGCGCGCCGATCTCGGCGAGCGTGTCGACGGCGGCGGCCACTTCGATGCTGACGGCGCCGTGGACCTTCTCGAGGATCGAGATGCTGCGCTCCAGAAAAGCCCTGGCGCGGGAATAATCTCCGGCGGAGGCCCATTTCCGGGCGATGGCTTCGCATTCCTCGGCG includes:
- a CDS encoding branched-chain amino acid ABC transporter permease; this translates as MANAFVAAFEILSFGAIIVLIVLGLGIIASMMGIFNFAQGEFVLLGAYITYLAYAKGLPIWAGMVAAPFVVGALGFVLEALIIRRFYAAPIVAMLGTYALGLIIRESVRGLIGGFYLTVPEPIGGSIDIGAMHISAWRFTIIIITLLVMAGCYLLLSRTNFGLRMRATLENPSLARASGISTPLMYGATFAFGSALAGLAGALIVPVFSLYADLGLRFLIQGFVAVMVGGVGSFIGPVAGAGVIGTLSAALPWVMAPVVADVLVFVLAIVFIKFRPQGLIAGKGV
- a CDS encoding ABC transporter ATP-binding protein yields the protein MPEFLDIRHLDAGYGRSQVLFDVTLGIPWRGGVAVLGRNGAGKTTLMKTIVGELPAWKGEVAFDGRDISRRATQERVRAGIGYVPQEHSVFARLSVRDNLAVGSLASKKADAVDQVLTIFPKLGQRLDQPAGTLSGGERKMLAIGRAMLGDPKLLLLDEPTEGVWIGVIEEITERLIELAKSIAVIIVEQHLDLALRVADYAYVLDRGRVALQGEAGEVRGNPELMRYLAP
- a CDS encoding substrate-binding domain-containing protein, whose product is MRATVNFPAHGGPALPPSLLFRNLSSAAADFDLSPFDTHVMKRRGARNKLRIGNFLTFTGSPGIWGPTSTNSAMLAVAEINKRGGILGRELELSIYDSGGPIEDVVQRAEQAIAFDEVDLIMGSHISAVRVALRKVTGNRIPYIYTPVYEGGERTPGVMAIGETPRWQSRPSIHWLADVKRAARWYLIGSDYVWPWQSHRAVKRYIKEAGGQVVGEEFVPVGEDNHEPHLARIRAAKPDVVLISLIGTDSITFNRAFAEAGLATSTLRLAGAMDETVLLGIGADNTENLFCASGYFNCMASRANDEFLGGYQAMFGPHAPPVGSVGQSNYEGLRFLESVANRAGSLAFRPLLKAARNTVYSAGRGPVVLRDGRAEMPMYLAEADGLDFKIIKTL
- a CDS encoding branched-chain amino acid ABC transporter permease; translated protein: MLKSMGAVKQAIPAEIGGEADVAMDSGRTAKRASARKVLPIVEGVVLVAALLAPLLLQDYLTVFATRVIILALFALSFDLVWGYAGIMSFGQALFFGSAGYGVALLARDLDITNIFLVLPAGTIIGLTFALLLGGFLLLGRHPSSVIFVSLGTLTGSYAADRLARGWYYLGGQNGIPSIAPMSLGSYEFTEGPSFYYLVLGILVVVYLLCRFLVRSQFGLALAGLRENEQRIAFFGYKAQHLKAIIFTIGGGVAGLAGSLYAFHEGFVWPNMVGVVVSTQVVLYVLFGGSGTLIGAVIGAVIVEGVSFWLSDNYRDIWPIILGLLLLLVILFRPLGLISFVLGERERVGSFGAKAKENVGEHRDAP
- a CDS encoding substrate-binding protein; this encodes MFDRTQLSRRRFLSNFAFASGAVATGVGSWVIPAPWANAAEAPIKVGIATDLTGPIAYAGNADANVAKMVIKEINAAGGLLGRPVELYIEDTASNESVAVGNVRKLIQRDKVDMVLGGITSSMRNAIKDPIVARGKTLYIYPQLYEGKECTPYLFCTGPTPAQQCDEFIPWLIKNGGKKFALPSANYVWPHTLNVYARKVIEANGGEVVFEEYYPLDQVDFSATVNRIISNKVDVVFNTVIPPGVGPFFKQLYEAGFLKNGGRLACVYYDENTLNINQAAEIEGLASCLDYFKVLTKENPFDAKIQAAYEKDFPGNFLFAAGSAATGTYRGLKLWEAAVKEAGKIDRESVAAALDHAKIAEGPGGPAEMVPGKRHCKMKMYTAVAKGGNYEIVGRSNGLVDPKEC
- a CDS encoding ABC transporter ATP-binding protein, which encodes MLLEAAGITKIFGKLTALDGAALSVGANEFHGLIGPNGSGKSTLMKCIAGAEVPTQGKVSFVNTDITAFTPTERARAGMSLKFQITSVLPSLTLYDNILLALQAQSSLVDLVFSRTRAALHDQVMTMLTQFRLANRAFEAAAALSHGQQQWLEIAMALAGKPKLLLLDEPTGGMSLEERRVTGELLQPIKQHCSLVIVEHDLDFIRDICDRLTVLDQGKVLASGTVSEIQANKAVQEIYLRRA
- a CDS encoding amidase; protein product: MTVVLPTPAQLRSVAEQCGLSLTDDDVASFRGLMQGSIEAYNLVAAMPDEVPEVKYPRTPGYRPSAEENPRNAWYRKSTVKGAASGKLKGKTVALKDNIMLAGVPMTNGSSTLEGYVPDFDATIVTRMLDAGAEIAGKVHCEHFCLSGGSHTGSYGPVHNPHKMGYSAGGSSSGSGVVVALGEVDMAIGGDQGGSIRMPASFCGIYGMKPTWGLVPYTGIMPIEIYVDHTGPMTATVADNALLLEVLAGDDGYDPRIKSPKVEEYTKALGQGVKGMKIGIVKEGFEQPVAEAAVNESVREAAKRFKDIGATVETVSIPMHLLGGAIWTPIGTEGLTQTMMFGDGYGLSRGDLYSTSLMDFHRGWRRQADSLSETTKLFMMLGTYINNNFGPRFYGKALNISRRLTAAYDKAFGDYDLLLMPTTPMKATKLPEPNASREEYVARALEMISNTAPFDITHHPAMSLPCGMVDGLPVGLMLVGRMFEESTIYRAAHAFEQIGDWKKM
- a CDS encoding MarR family winged helix-turn-helix transcriptional regulator, which codes for MAKPSKENTPITEHLAYLLAQANREINRQLELRLSKEGVPVEQWRILKVLSDGNGHSMGELAGAVLLNHPTLTKMIDRMVSDTLVYRVQDPGDRRKVLMFISDRGKVLCKKLNSLAVDQEEHILESYGDKSTSELKRLLESLIDSSN
- a CDS encoding tetratricopeptide repeat protein; this encodes MASFYAENHLRHIAGLEKRHGPISDEVVTALRTLIKLICRSEDPVEAIPFLDRCISIQESLHGPQSILGDLDEWIGHAGRVDFKLVEPFQLRRLAIRTRLSGEHSWQAAEECEAIARKWASAGDYSRARAFLERSISILEKVHGAVSIEVAAAVDTLAEIGARLTKWADAETNLLRSLRLKEKIFGKRSEEAARTLLTSAIVHANSCKLQRHGTKFESLRKAVTAFASGLDIIEERFGPDSLEVQKALEAMISAYLDCGEFWKAEPLLKRLLEICERTYGDDAAALLWILAELATGYARERVEDAEPVLERGFAVLRTFLDAGKPIFRRSILDMAGNRKVLYGGSQRGVLETLVQASETFRDNLRKRWGA